The Henckelia pumila isolate YLH828 chromosome 2, ASM3356847v2, whole genome shotgun sequence genome includes a window with the following:
- the LOC140882594 gene encoding structural maintenance of chromosomes protein 4: MESTTANADDLMAESTRSASRPPRLFIKEMVMKNFKSYAGEQRVGPFHKSFSAVVGPNGSGKSNVIDSMLFVFGKRAKQMRLNKVSELIHNSTNHQNLDSAAVSVHFQDITDKDDGTYEAVPGSDFAITRVAFRDNSSKYYINDRASNFTEVTKLLKGKGVDLDNNRFLILQGEVEQISLMKPKAQGSHDEGFLEYLEDIIGTNKYVERIDESFKELEALNEKRSGVVQMVKLSDKERESLEGVKNEAEAYMLKELSMVKWQEKATKLASENNATELEKLRENVLSLEENIKIEREKIKENTKTLKELEDLHMKYMKKQEELDSSLRRCKDEFKEFERQDLKYQEDFKHLKQKIKKVDDKLEKDSTKIADITQECEKSQNFIPKLEEGIPKLQKLLVDEEKMLEQIKESSRAETEIFRIELADVRAELEPWEKQLIESRGKLEVAMTEKNILNEKHGAGRVAYEEAQKQINELQKSIETKSSVVKTIQNDLERHKLEASESHKIEQACIKEQERLIPLEKTARIKVADLLSTMESERNHGSVLKAILHAKESNHIHGIYGRMGDLGAIDAKYDVAISTACHGLDYIVVETTAAAQACVELLRSKNLGVATFMILEKQVEHMPRLKEKVVTPEGVPRLFDLIKVQDERMRLAFYAALRNTVLAEDIDQATRIAYGGKKEFWRVVTLDGALFEKSGTMTGGGKKPRGGKIGSSIRVASVSGEAVANAEKELSDFVESLSNLRNKIAGAVKSYQASEKTIARLEMELAKSQKEVDSLKLQFGDLEKQMDSLKAASVPIQEEVDGLEELGNMICAEEREINRLMLGSKQLKEKALELQNKIENAGGEKLKNQKSVVSKIQSDIDKSSTEINRRKVQIETGQKMMKKLTKGIEESKNEKERLTQEREKLRSTFTETEQKAFTVQENYKKTQEFIDQHKDVLDKSKFDYEKLKKTVDELRATEVDADYKLKDMKKICKELDIKGKGYKKKFDDLQVAFSKQIEQIQKDMVEPEKVQATLNDVTLGETCDFKRAIEMVALIEAQLKDMNPNLDSISEYQKKVSSYNQRIEELNIVTQQRDDIKKQYDDWRKRRLDEFMAGFNTISLKLKEMYQMITLGGDAELELVDSLDPFSEGVVFSVRPPKKSWKNIANLSGGEKTLSSLALVFALHHYKPTPLYVMDEIDAALDFKNVSIVGHYVKDRTKDAQFIIISLRNNMFELADRLVGIYKTDNCTKSITINPGSFAVCEQAS; encoded by the exons ATGGAATCAACCACAGCGAACGCCGACGATTTGATGGCTGAATCCACCCGGTCGGCGTCCCGACCTCCGAGGCTATTTATCAAGGAGATGGTGATGAAGAACTTCAAATCCTATGCGGGCGAACAGCGCGTTGGCCCTTTCCACAag AGCTTCTCTGCGGTGGTTGGTCCGAACGGAAGCGGGAAGAGCAATGTGATAGATTCAATGCTGTTCGTGTTTGGGAAACGAGCTAAACAG ATGCGTCTTAATAAAGTGTCAGAGCTTATTCATAATTCAACAAACCATCAGAATTTGGACAGCGCTGCTGTATCAGTTCACTTTCAGGATATCACTGATAAG GATGATGGAACTTACGAAGCTGTTCCTGGAAGTGATTTTGCAATTACTCGAGTTGCATTCCGCGACAACTCCTCTAAATACTACATTAATGATAGAGCAAGTAACTTTACGGAGGTGACCAAACTGTTGAAAGGAAAAGGTGTTGACCTTGATAACAACCGTTTCTTAATTCTTCAG GGTGAAGTTGAGCAAATATCATTGATGAAGCCAAAGGCCCAGGGATCCCATGACGAAGGTTTTCTTGAGTATCTTGAGGATATAATTGGAACTAACAAATATGTAGAGAGGATTGATGAATCTTTTAAAGA ACTGGAAGCACTTAATGAGAAAAGGTCTGGAGTGGTTCAGATGGTAAAGTTATCTGACAAAGAAAGAGAGAGCTTGGAg GGAGTGAAGAATGAGGCAGAAGCCTACATGCTTAAAGAATTGTCTATGGTGAAATGGCAAGAGAAAGCTACCAAGCTGGCCTCTGAAAATAATGCAACTGAACTAGAGAAGCTGCGGGAAAATGTTCTGAGCCTGGAAGAAAATATAAAGATTGAAAG ggaaaaaattaaagaaaatacCAAAACATTGAAAGAACTTGAAGATTTGCATATGAAGTATATGAAGAAACAAGAG GAACTAGATAGCAGCCTCAGGCGTTGCAAGGATGAATTTAAGGAATTTGAAAGGCAGGACTTGAAGTATCAGGAAGATTTTAAGCATTTGAAGCAAAAGATAAAAAAAGTTGATGATAAGCTGGAAAAG GATTCCACCAAAATTGCTGATATTACTCAAGAATGTGAGAAGTCTCAGAATTTCATTCCAAAGCTTGAGGAAGGCATTCCCAAACTTCAGAAGCTTTTAGTTGATGAGGAAAAAATGTTGGAACAAATCAAGGAAAGTTCTAGAG CTGAGACGGAAATTTTTCGCATTGAGCTTGCTGATGTTCGTGCTGAACTAGAACCTTGGGAAAAACAATTGATTGAGAGTAGAGGAAAACTTGAAGTTGCAATGACcgagaaaaatattttgaatgaaaAG CACGGAGCTGGTCGTGTTGCTTACGAAGAAGCACAGAAGCAGATAAACGAATTGCAAAAGAGTATTGAGACCAAGTCTTCAGTTGTAAAAACTATTCAAAATGACCTAGAGAGACATAAACTTGAAGCATCTGAATCTCATAAAATAGAGCAA GCATGCATCAAAGAACAAGAAAGGTTGATTCCTTTAGAGAAAACTGCAAGAATTAAGGTTGCTGACCTTTTATCCACTATGGAATCTGAAAGGAATCATGGATCTGTTTTAAAAGCAATACTGCATGCTAAGGAATCAAACCATATTCATGGAATATATGGCCGGATGGGAGATCTAGGAGCTATAGATG CAAAATATGATGTTGCCATATCAACTGCATGTCATGGATTAGATTATATCGTCGTGGAGACAACTGCTGCAGCACAAGCATGTGTGGAGTTGCTTCGTAGTAAAAACCTTGGTGTTGCAACTTTTATGATTTTG GAGAAACAAGTCGAACACATGCCTAGATTAAAGGAAAAAGTGGTTACACCAGAAGGAGTTCCACGCCTATTTGATTTGATTAAGGTTCAGGATGAGAGAATGAGACTTGCTTTCTATGCAGCACTAAGGAACACAGTACTGGCTGAGGATATTGATCAG GCAACTCGCATTGCTTATGGTGGAAAGAAGGAATTCTGGCGTGTCGTAACACTTGATGGTGCTCTTTTTGAAAAATCCGGTACTATGACTGGTGGAGGAAAGAAGCCACGTGGAGGTAAAATTGGTTCATCTATTCGAGTTGCCAGCGTGTCAGGAGAAGCAGTGGCAAATGCTGAAAAGGAGCTTTCTGATTTTGTTGAAAGCCTCAGTAATCTACGCAACAAAATTGCTGGTGCTGTAAAGAGTTACCAAGCCTCAGAGAAAACAATTGCACGCTTGGAAATGGAATTAGCAAAAAGTCAAAAGGAG GTGGACAGTCTGAAATTACAATTTGGTGATCTAGAAAAACAAATGGATTCCCTCAAGGCTGCTTCTGTCCCAATCCAGGAAGAGGTTGATGGGCTAGAGGAGCTGGGTAACATGATCTGTGCTGAAGAGAGAGAAATCAATAGGCTTATGCTTGGTTCAAAACAGCTCAAGGAGAAG GCGTTGGAGCTTcagaataaaatagaaaatgctGGCGGAGAGAAATTGAAAAACCAGAAGTCTGTGGTTAGCAAAATTCAGTCT GATATTGATAAAAGTAGCACTGAAATCAACCGTCGCAAAGTTCAAATAGAGACAGGCCAGAAAATGATGAAGAAATTGACGAAGGGAATTGAAGAGTCAAAAAATGAGAAGGAACGTCTTACTCAGGAAAGGGAGAAGCTGCGTTCCACCTTTACAGAAACTGAACAGAAAGCTTTTACCGTTCAAGAGAATTATAAGAAAACACAGGAG TTTATTGATCAACACAAAGATGTCCTCGATAAGTCAAAATTTGACTATGAAAAACTGAAGAAAACCGTGGATGAGTTGCGGGCAACCGAG GTGGATGCCGACTACAAGTTAAAAGATATGAAGAAAATTTGTAAAGAGTTAGATATTAAGGGAAAAGGATACAAGAAAAAATTTGATGATCTACAAGTTGCTTTTTCAAAGCAAATAGAACA GATTCAGAAGGATATGGTGGAGCCAGAAAAGGTTCAAGCCACATTGAATGACGTTACTCTTGGTGAGACATGTGACTTTAAGAGGGCAATTGAGATGGTGGCCCTTATCGAAGCTCAACTTAAAGACATGAATCCTAATCTCGACTCGATCTCAGA GTACCAAAAAAAAGTATCCTCGTACAATCAGCGCATTGAGGAACTTAATATAGTTACTCAACAGCGTGATGATATAAAGAAGCAATATGATGATTGGAGGAAGAGGag GTTAGACGAGTTTATGGCTGGTTTCAACACAATATCACTGAAACTGAAAGAGATGTATCAG ATGATTACTCTGGGAGGTGATGCAGAACTTGAGTTAGTTGATTCCTTGGATCCTTTTTCTGAAGGTGTTGTATTCAGCGTCAGACCTCCCAAAAAGAGCTGGAAGAATATAGCCAACTTATCTGGTGGTGAAAAG ACACTCAGTTCTTTAGCTCTTGTTTTTGCCCTGCACCACTACAAGCCTACTCCGCTCTACGTGATGGATGAAATTGATGCCGCTTTAG ATTTCAAGAATGTTTCCATTGTCGGACATTATGTGAAAGATCGTACCAAGGATGCACAATTCATCATCATAAG CCTCAGAAATAACATGTTTGAGCTGGCGGATCGACTTGTTGGAATCTACAAAACCGATAATTGCACCAAGAGTATTACAATCAACCCCGGAAGTTTCGCGGTTTGTGAGCAGGCTTCTTGA